In Cydia pomonella isolate Wapato2018A chromosome 1, ilCydPomo1, whole genome shotgun sequence, one genomic interval encodes:
- the LOC133519780 gene encoding uncharacterized protein LOC133519780, producing MAPLKCCVLDCESTSDTHRLFCMLINDHLRNLWMSFLVPVNPHLLGLTKGQLMTKRVCQKHFDETQFSPGSRIRYSYPCLFTEKEFFHGVPLSSEDKRVNNPQETMETTAAVVLFFDELFDCVNGSPGQGKGKLRCAVKETSNHKDFWQNALRTLQSMTFLDRNSKQAKRNGQPRHVRVPCLEGWITTLKSFLGLSKILFSKYKVKYFYPRFVNQDPIENFFGRIRAINYRNVNPDVNTFIYSFKSIVLSNILAPQSTSMNCEDDDGETLINVSNLFFTTSSEDEKEKILKMHTLHVTAYKKYKAHRLRQKATKD from the exons ATGGCACCATTAAAGTGTTGTGTTCTCGATTGTGAATCAACAAGTGACACACACAGACTATTTTGCATGCTGATAAACGATCATTTGCGAAATTTGTGGATGTCGTTTCTAGTTCCAGTTAACCCACATTTACTGGGACTGACAAAGGGTCAGCTAATGACTAAACGTGTTTGTCAGAAACATTTCGACGAAACTCAGTTTAGCCCAGGGTCAAGAATTCGCTATTCTTACCCTTGCCTTTTCACAGAAAAGGAATTTTTTCACGGTGTCCCTCTCTCGTCTGAag ACAAACGAGTCAATAATCCACAAGAGACTATGGAGACGACAGCTGCAGTCGTTTTATTTTTCGATGAGTTATTTGACTGTGTCAATGGATCACCAGGTCAAGGAAAAGGCAAACTTAGATGTGCTGTTAAAGAAACATCAAACCATAAGGATTTTTGGCAAAATGCGCTAAGAACATTGCAAAGTATGACATTTTTAGACCGCAATAGCAAACAGGCCAAACGTAATGGCCAGCCAAGACATGTACGCGTTCCATGCTTGGAAGGGTGGATAACCACATTAAAAAGTTTCCTGggcttatcaaaaatattattttctaaatacaaagtgaaatatttttacccTCGTTTTGTCAATCAGGATCCCATCGAAAACTTCTTTGGTCGTATAAGAGCAATTAATTACAGAAATGTGAATCCCGACGTAAACACTTTTATATATTCTTTTAAATCCATAGTCCTCTCTAATATATTGGCCCCACAGTCAACATCCATGAACTGTGAAGACGATGACGGAGAAACCCTAATTAATGTAAGTAATCTGTTCTTCACTACATCATCTGAGGATGAGAAagaaaaaattttaaaaatgcatactTTGCATGTTACtgcttataaaaaatacaaagcgCACCGTTTAAGACAAAAAGCTActaaagattaa